GGCACGACAGTTACTGAAACACAGAATCGACATTGTTTAATCTCATCAAGTTATAGCCTTATAGCTGgatcataataaaaaagaaaaaaaaaaacccacaaCTTGCTcgcaaaaatttaagaaatacatAGCGAGTTCAAAGTCTTCGTCTCTGCATAGAAAATGCATAAATCTGTGTCAACATATTCattaaagaacaaaatatatgGTATCGATGTGATATAGATAAAGAGGGTATATTTGAGACAAAATGAAAACCGAGTCTAATTAATCATGTTTGTTTTactttgtatatattttaattttaatcatttattgtAATTGTATAGTTAAGATTAATTGTGCAAACATCACATgcatgcttcattttaaaaaggCAAAATAGAAAAACTAAAGATATTATAATAAACCGTGTATCGTTTAACTGGCAGCAATTGTtggctatatatatatatagtgttaAAAGAACATAAACTTTAACGGTTGCCACTTCCACAAAGCAAGAGAGCTAGACTAAAATGACAGAAACTGTAGTGTCTTTTGCGAGTCAGCATTTGCTTTCAAAATTTTTGGATGCTGTGAAGATGGTGAGAGATCTCCCAAAAGAAGTTGCAGAAGTTACAGATGAACTAGAAAGCTTTCAAGATTTCATCCATGACGCAAATAAAGTGGCTGAAGCTGAAGAAGATAACAATAAACGGGATAGAATAAGAAAAAGGTTGACGAGGCTGACAGAAGCTGCCTTTCGCATGGAAGATGTAATCGATGACTATGTGTTATGTGACAATAAGCAACCTGAAGAAGATCCTCGATGTGCAGATTTACTCTGTGAGGCTGTTCAGATCATCAAAACTCAAATCCTTCGCCTTCAAATAGCGTATCAGATTCAGGACGTTAAATCAGTTGTTCGAGGGGAAAAAGATGCCTTCCAAAAACATTTTCCAATAGAACCAAGATCAGACGGCTCTAGAGAAAACGAAAATTTCACATGGCATAAACTTCGAGTGGATCCTCTCTTTAAGCAAGATGAGGAGGTTGTTGGGCTTGAAGGCCCTATACAAACACTAAAAAAGGGGTTGACAGAGGGGAGAGAAGAACGCACTGTCATCTCTATTGTAGGAATGGCAGGATTGGGTAAAACCACTCTTTCTAAGCAAGTTTTTGACAGGGTCCATAAACACTTTGAGTGTCATGCACTGATCACAGTGTCTCGACCCTATACAGTTGAACGGTTGCTGAGGGATCTGACAAAGGAGCTTTGCGAAGAAAGAAATGAGCAGCCTCCTCAGGATGTTGAAACTATGAATCAAATGTCCTTGATAAAAGAAGTCAGAAAACGCTTGTGCAATAAGAGGTATGTTGTCTTGTTTGATGACGTATGGAATGAAAAATTTTGGGATGACATTGAATTAGCtctaattgataataaaaatggaAGTAGGATACTAATCACTACCCGGGATGAGAGGGTTGTGGAGTTCTGTAAAAAAGCTTTATCTTTTGAGGTGCATAAGCTACAACCTTTAAGTAAAGAAAAATCATTGGAGTTGTTATGTAGGAGGGCATTTGGGTATGATTTTGATGGACGTTGTCCAGAAGATTATGAAGAAGTAGGTCTAGACATAGTTAGGAAGTGTGAGTGTTTACCTTTAGCAATTGTGGCCATTGGTAGTCTTTTATATAGAAAATGTAAAAGTTCATCAGAATGGCACCTGTTTAGTCAAAATCTAAGTTCGGAGTTGCAGGGCAATTCTGAGTTACACAGtgtaacaaaaattttaagtttGAGTTATGATGCTTTGCCACAAAATTTGAGGTCATGTTTGTTGTATTTCGGAATGTATCCTGAAGATTACGAAGTTAAATGTGATAGATTAATTTGGCAGTGGATAGCTGAAGGGTTTGTCAAACATGAAAGTAGAAAAAACTTAGAAGAAGTTGCACAACAATATTTAATGGAATTGATTAGTAGAAGCTTGGTGCTAGTATCATCATTTAGCACAGATGGGAAAGTGAAAGCATGTCGTGTTCATGACTCAATGCATGAAATGATCCGTctaaaaattaagaatacaGAGTTTTGTGAGTATATTGACGAGCATAATCATTTGGAGCCAAGTGGTACCATTCGACGCTTAGCAATAGCAACGAGTTCCAATGGTTTAATTGGATCTATTGAAGAATCACAACATGTTcggtcaattttatttttcactaatAAAGTGTTGTCTGAAGACTTCACTATCCGCTTGCTTGCGATTGCGAAATACATGCGGTTGAAGGTGCTCGATTTTGAATTTGCTCCCTTATATAATGTTCCTGAAAGTTTGGGAAGTTTAATCAACTTAAAGTATCTAAGCTTCCGGGATACATACATTAGAAGTCTTCCAAAATCCATTTGTAAGCTGCAGAACTTGGAGACCTTAGATGTACGAGCAAATAGGGAGATTGCGATGCAGAACTTGGAGATCTTAGATGTACGAGCAAATAGGGAGATTGAGGTACCAAAGGAGATTACCAAGCTGAGAAAGCTACGTTGTTTTTTGGGTAACCGAATATCTTCCATTGCATTGAAGGATAGCCTTGGGAGCATAACATCCCTGGAAAAGATGCATGTACTAGAAATAGATCCAGATGGAGAGGTGATTAGAGAGATTGGAAAGCTAAAGCAACTAAGGGATCTGAGGGTTGTTAGTCTTAGGGGAGATGATGCTGACACTCTTTGTTCCTCAATAAACGAGATGCCACTCTTGGAGCGACTGCATATCTCCACAAAATATGGGACTGAAGCAATTGACTTGCAGATTAGGTCATCCTTGTCTAAACTAAGGAAGCTTCACCTGTATGGCAATTTAAAAGAGTTCCCAATTTGGATACCGCGGCTCCAGAATCTTGTGAAATTGTCTTTGGTTCAATCCCGGTTAACTAACATTCCATTGATATCTCTGGGAAATATGCCAAATGTGTTGATCCTCTCTTTAAGTTTGAATTCTTATGAAGGAGAAACTTTACATTTTCAAAAGGGAGGATTTCAGAAACTAAAGGAACTAGAGCTCCAACGTTTGCATCAATTGAGCTCCATCTTTATTGATAGCGGAACACTGCAATCTTTGGAAAAGCTTCTGATAATAAATATTCCCAAACTGAAGACAGTACCCTCTGGCATTCAACACTTAAAGAAACTCCGACTTCTCCACATGTTATATATGCCGTCTGAATTTAAACAGAGGATTGACCCCAATGGAGGAAAGGAGCATTGGATGATCAAACATGTGCCCGATGTACGGTTTGTCCCTTTGCTATTGGCCGAGGGATTTGCCAAAATGTTTTCTTTGCGGTTGTAGAGGTGTGCTCTTTATGtttattaatagttttatagATTGATATCACAAGAAATATATTCTCTTTTAACGCATTTATACACATTTATACTAGCTGCATGTTCTCGAACACACTGTTAAGGGAGAAAAATAGTTTACTGAAAATGAAAGACAAAAACTCTGAAAAGCATACACGGATTTctataaacttttattaattgGAACAACAACCTCTGACAAACACAATTATCGTTGTTTAATCTCATCACCTTTGCTGGATTACGATATCACTGCTTGTACATTTATTACGGcaaattagaaaagaaagaaaaaagccACAACTTGCTCCTAAAACATTTAAGAAAGACAAGCACAAACTTCAAAGTCTTCGCCTCCGCTTAGAAAATTCATGAGATCTGTGCAAAAACTggaatttaaaaacaatatacgGTATTGATATCgtaaattattttgtagttttcatGTAATAATACTTCggtatacaaaattattataggATTTAAGATTAAAATCCATGATTCTCACTTGTTCTCACATGTTCATCCACATAATCATACATTCATGTAATAATGAATGAtcgaaaaaaataaagaaaataagtattttatatttcctaCCGTGGAATATTCTcatgtgataaaaaataaaaaataaataaaagtattaaaatggaataatatttaaatgtgggacataaaaactaataaaactactagattaactataattaataatagggttaaatatgtttttgttacctcaagttttagtgaattttgaaattagtccatctttaaaattttatattaatttagtattttatctttaaaaatgcatgaatttagtccttcttacaaaattttattaaatttatttgacattttaaacgcattttatgataatatttgagttaacattaaagcgaagatgtatcaaacggtgtaaacaattcaaatactatcatgaaatgcacttgaaacgtcatataaacttaacaaaatttggttaaaaagactaaatttacgtatttttaaatatgaatgactaaattaatcgaaagttttgaaaaaaaactaattttaaatttcattaaaacttcaggaaaaaaaaaacatatttaatccttaataatataacatctgaaaataaatgtataaaggttatgataataaaaaagatacttTAGATGTGGTTGAATTTTATGGTATAGAAGtcaaatgattataaaaaaatgtttagcgAAAAAAGAAGGGTTATAATATCGGCTGCAGAGGGTATGTACACATGCGAGCTCACCGCACCCGAGGTCATAAGGGTGTTTTCCATTGTCTTTATGATGCGGAGTTGCTGAGGTCGGTCGTTGGTCCTGTGGCTGCATCGATTCGATTGAGGTGATGATGGTTTGGTGCATGACGATCATGCATTTTTGGAAGAGTTCAGCCGTGGATAACGTTGCCTTGTTATCCAAGGTCAAAAGGTTTTCATCCAAGAATACGAGAAACTTTACCTAGGGAAAGGGAAACAAG
This portion of the Vigna unguiculata cultivar IT97K-499-35 chromosome 6, ASM411807v1, whole genome shotgun sequence genome encodes:
- the LOC114186887 gene encoding disease resistance protein RPM1-like isoform X1; the encoded protein is MTETVVSFASQHLLSKFLDAVKMVRDLPKEVAEVTDELESFQDFIHDANKVAEAEEDNNKRDRIRKRLTRLTEAAFRMEDVIDDYVLCDNKQPEEDPRCADLLCEAVQIIKTQILRLQIAYQIQDVKSVVRGEKDAFQKHFPIEPRSDGSRENENFTWHKLRVDPLFKQDEEVVGLEGPIQTLKKGLTEGREERTVISIVGMAGLGKTTLSKQVFDRVHKHFECHALITVSRPYTVERLLRDLTKELCEERNEQPPQDVETMNQMSLIKEVRKRLCNKRYVVLFDDVWNEKFWDDIELALIDNKNGSRILITTRDERVVEFCKKALSFEVHKLQPLSKEKSLELLCRRAFGYDFDGRCPEDYEEVGLDIVRKCECLPLAIVAIGSLLYRKCKSSSEWHLFSQNLSSELQGNSELHSVTKILSLSYDALPQNLRSCLLYFGMYPEDYEVKCDRLIWQWIAEGFVKHESRKNLEEVAQQYLMELISRSLVLVSSFSTDGKVKACRVHDSMHEMIRLKIKNTEFCEYIDEHNHLEPSGTIRRLAIATSSNGLIGSIEESQHVRSILFFTNKVLSEDFTIRLLAIAKYMRLKVLDFEFAPLYNVPESLGSLINLKYLSFRDTYIRSLPKSICKLQNLETLDVRANREIAMQNLEILDVRANREIEVPKEITKLRKLRCFLGNRISSIALKDSLGSITSLEKMHVLEIDPDGEVIREIGKLKQLRDLRVVSLRGDDADTLCSSINEMPLLERLHISTKYGTEAIDLQIRSSLSKLRKLHLYGNLKEFPIWIPRLQNLVKLSLVQSRLTNIPLISLGNMPNVLILSLSLNSYEGETLHFQKGGFQKLKELELQRLHQLSSIFIDSGTLQSLEKLLIINIPKLKTVPSGIQHLKKLRLLHMLYMPSEFKQRIDPNGGKEHWMIKHVPDVRFVPLLLAEGFAKMFSLRL
- the LOC114186887 gene encoding disease resistance protein RPM1-like isoform X2, whose translation is MTETVVSFASQHLLSKFLDAVKMVRDLPKEVAEVTDELESFQDFIHDANKVAEAEEDNNKRDRIRKRLTRLTEAAFRMEDVIDDYVLCDNKQPEEDPRCADLLCEAVQIIKTQILRLQIAYQIQDVKSVVRGEKDAFQKHFPIEPRSDGSRENENFTWHKLRVDPLFKQDEEVVGLEGPIQTLKKGLTEGREERTVISIVGMAGLVERLLRDLTKELCEERNEQPPQDVETMNQMSLIKEVRKRLCNKRYVVLFDDVWNEKFWDDIELALIDNKNGSRILITTRDERVVEFCKKALSFEVHKLQPLSKEKSLELLCRRAFGYDFDGRCPEDYEEVGLDIVRKCECLPLAIVAIGSLLYRKCKSSSEWHLFSQNLSSELQGNSELHSVTKILSLSYDALPQNLRSCLLYFGMYPEDYEVKCDRLIWQWIAEGFVKHESRKNLEEVAQQYLMELISRSLVLVSSFSTDGKVKACRVHDSMHEMIRLKIKNTEFCEYIDEHNHLEPSGTIRRLAIATSSNGLIGSIEESQHVRSILFFTNKVLSEDFTIRLLAIAKYMRLKVLDFEFAPLYNVPESLGSLINLKYLSFRDTYIRSLPKSICKLQNLETLDVRANREIAMQNLEILDVRANREIEVPKEITKLRKLRCFLGNRISSIALKDSLGSITSLEKMHVLEIDPDGEVIREIGKLKQLRDLRVVSLRGDDADTLCSSINEMPLLERLHISTKYGTEAIDLQIRSSLSKLRKLHLYGNLKEFPIWIPRLQNLVKLSLVQSRLTNIPLISLGNMPNVLILSLSLNSYEGETLHFQKGGFQKLKELELQRLHQLSSIFIDSGTLQSLEKLLIINIPKLKTVPSGIQHLKKLRLLHMLYMPSEFKQRIDPNGGKEHWMIKHVPDVRFVPLLLAEGFAKMFSLRL